The sequence TTAAACTTATGGAATTTTTTGGAAAATCCAAAACTACAAGAATTGACTTTGTGTCAAAAATAATGAAAAGACTTAAAAAAGGTGATATGGAAGGTGCAATCGAGATATGTGATAATACGAATTCTCCCATGGCGCCGGTTGCTAAGGCCGGAATTTCCGCACATATGGAAAAAAGTAAAAACGTTGGAGAAGCGATGGACAGAGAAATCATGATAGAAACCGTAAAACTTGAAAGATTTACTACTATACTAGGCACTATAGGAAGCATAGCCGTATATATCGGTTTGTTTGGAACGGTACTCGGAATTATAAGAGCTTTTCACGATATATCGCAGGTCGGTTCTGGCGGAATTTCCATTGTTATCGGAGGGGTTTCCGAATCTTTAATAGCTACGGCTGCGGGGCTTTTTGTGGCGATACCGGCCGTTATCGCTTATAACTTTTTTACCAAACTTATAGATAAATTCATAGTAAACATGGAATATTGTGCTTCGGCAGTCGAAGATTTTATAATGGGAAAACCGTCAGATGAAAAGAAATAGAAAAAGAAATAAAGTTATGGCTGAAATAAACATAACGCCTTTTACCGATGTTATTTTAGTGCTGCTTATTATTTTTATGATAACTACTCCTATGCTAATGCAGCCCGGAATTAAAGTTAACCTTCCAAAAACTCAGACAACCGATAATGAAGATACTTCAAATATTGAAGTGTTGATTTCAAAAGAAGGCTATGTTTACATGAACGGCAAACAAATTCACGAATCAAACGTTGAGGCA comes from Candidatus Endomicrobium procryptotermitis and encodes:
- a CDS encoding MotA/TolQ/ExbB proton channel family protein, with translation MFDGKSFFEILQMGGWTLYVLIGASILSVTVILFKLMEFFGKSKTTRIDFVSKIMKRLKKGDMEGAIEICDNTNSPMAPVAKAGISAHMEKSKNVGEAMDREIMIETVKLERFTTILGTIGSIAVYIGLFGTVLGIIRAFHDISQVGSGGISIVIGGVSESLIATAAGLFVAIPAVIAYNFFTKLIDKFIVNMEYCASAVEDFIMGKPSDEKK
- a CDS encoding biopolymer transporter ExbD, encoding MKRNRKRNKVMAEINITPFTDVILVLLIIFMITTPMLMQPGIKVNLPKTQTTDNEDTSNIEVLISKEGYVYMNGKQIHESNVEATIRNLLAASPNKPVVIKADKDVKYDYVIKFMDVSKKVGASKFALAVDNSPRK